The sequence AAGTACGAGACCGAGTCGCTGAGGGCCGTGCTAAAGAAAGGCCCGGCTGTAATAGCTACAGGCGGAGGAATAGTGAAGCTTCCTGAGAACAGGGAGCTGATGAAAAACGGTGGGACTGTGGTATTTATAGACAGGCCGCTCGACAATATATTCTCTGACGTAGACACGGAGTCGAGGCCGCTTCTTTCGCAGAACAAGGAAAGGCTTCAAAGCCTTTACGAAGAGAGGTATGATCTCTTCGTTGAAACGGCAGACTTGAGAGTCGTGAACGACAGGTGCTACGAAGAAGTGCTAGAAGAGATAGTGGAGACTGTAAAAGACATAGTGGAAGGGGCTGAGTAACTTGAAGATACTCGTAATAAACGGACCCAATATAAACATGCTTGGAATAAGGGAAAAGGACATATACGGATCTGACAACTTCGAGAGTTTGAACGAAGGAGTGGAGGAAAAAGCTAGAGAGCTTGGGCTCGAGGTGGAGCTCTACCAGAGCAATATAGAGGGCGAAATAGTGACGAAGATACAGCAGGCTTATGGCGTGTTTGACGGCATAGTCATAAACCCAGGGGCCTACACCCACTACAGCATAGCCATACTGGATGCCTTAAAAGCTGTCTCGATACCGACTGTAGAAGTGCATATAAGCAATATACACAA is a genomic window of Andreesenia angusta containing:
- a CDS encoding shikimate kinase, with product MKEHIILIGMPGCGKTSFGRDIAKQLGVELYDTDEFLEKMQGKSIPDIFQEEGEDRFRKYETESLRAVLKKGPAVIATGGGIVKLPENRELMKNGGTVVFIDRPLDNIFSDVDTESRPLLSQNKERLQSLYEERYDLFVETADLRVVNDRCYEEVLEEIVETVKDIVEGAE
- the aroQ gene encoding type II 3-dehydroquinate dehydratase — protein: MKILVINGPNINMLGIREKDIYGSDNFESLNEGVEEKARELGLEVELYQSNIEGEIVTKIQQAYGVFDGIVINPGAYTHYSIAILDALKAVSIPTVEVHISNIHKREEFRKKSVTAEACIGQISGLGVYGYSLALSGLKQYLSERKYLLDR